A single genomic interval of Amblyraja radiata isolate CabotCenter1 chromosome 33, sAmbRad1.1.pri, whole genome shotgun sequence harbors:
- the LOC116991279 gene encoding zinc finger protein 239-like, whose protein sequence is MAVHNKEKCDECNVRGKAWQHLSLLEIHRRVHTGECPFNCLECGKNFTRLLRHNHVHSGDCPCGCSDCGKSFKMTHELKMHRRVHTGEKPFYRTTCGKSFARLAGLRLNRRVYSSDQPFTCSDCGKGFKSSPDLMHRHLHTVERPYPCSDCDKGFTRSKNPLDHQRTHTGKRPYTCAQCGNGYTCSKLLSHQRVHTGDRPFPRPFGCSYCGKSFMTAYDLKVHRRVHTGEKPFGRSTCSKSFARLSGLQVHRRCGRKINALPCLILTGMEQGNKRVFWMCQLAALA, encoded by the coding sequence atggcagtgcacaacaaggagaagtgtGATGAGTGCAACGtgcgtggcaaggcctggcagcacCTGAGcctgctggagatccaccggcgggtgcacacgggagaatgcCCCTTCAACTGCTTGGAGTGCGGCAAGAACTTCACCCGCCTGCTGCGGCACAACCACGTTCACTCCGGCGATTGTCCCTGCGGCTGCTCCGACTGCGGAAAGAGCTTCAAGATGACACATGAGCTAAAgatgcaccggcgggtgcacacgggcgagaagcccttctACCGCaccacctgtggcaagagctttgcccggttGGCCGGGTTGCGGCTGAACCGGCGGGTGTACAGCAGTGACCAGCCCTTCACCTGCTCAgactgtggcaaaggcttcaagtcgtcgccgGACCTGATGCACAGGCACCTGCACACCGTGGAGCGGCCGTACCCCTGCAGCGACTGcgacaagggcttcacccgctccaaaaACCCGCTGGATcatcagcgcacccacactggcaagcgcccctacacctgcgcccagtgcggcaatggCTACACCTGCTCCAAGCTTCTGTCCCACCAGCGTGTGCACACCGGCGACCGTCCCTTCCCCAGGCCCTTCGGCTGCTCCTATTGTGGCAAGAGCTTCATGACAGCGTATGACCTGAAGGTCCATCGGcgagtgcacacgggcgagaagccgttTGGCCGCTCCACCTGcagcaagagctttgcccggttGTCGGGGCTGCAAGTGCACCGGCGGTGTGGAAGAAAAATTAATGCCCTTCCTTGCTTA